The following are from one region of the Halorussus rarus genome:
- a CDS encoding ABC transporter substrate-binding protein, whose amino-acid sequence MGETRRQFLRATGVSAVGLAGAVGGAAGQSDGVSLLLNWKPNGLHIPYYAARARGYYEEQGVNLTRIKSGQGSDFAAKQVGLGNAPLAVTGASQVLNINTRGLNPQSVGVVMQRSPVVVFTTSDAFGGPMDRVDQLAGKTVGTGPGMVRILTKLLLERKGVLSEVELVDTGFDTVQQLLSGKIDAAGGVFADAVTARRQAGEVYSIPVAETIPSYGHVVAANSQFAADNPETVRGFLNATARGAAWATDNPERATDHLVEANPAISETADVQRAKWVEMAGDYVLSDAVRRRGWGWSDAQPWQTMYEALRDAELLGGETDPTSVWTNDYLDTEYEYVGQYASQVTPPESTATGTMAGGAGATGTTAAGASGTTTGTATGSDAGTTAAGGTSEPTTVETTAANGSN is encoded by the coding sequence ATGGGGGAGACACGACGACAGTTCCTTCGAGCGACGGGTGTTTCGGCGGTCGGACTGGCGGGCGCGGTCGGCGGGGCGGCCGGCCAGTCGGACGGGGTCAGTCTGCTGCTCAACTGGAAGCCCAACGGGCTCCACATCCCCTACTACGCCGCGAGGGCGCGGGGGTACTACGAGGAGCAGGGCGTGAACCTGACCCGGATCAAGAGCGGGCAGGGGTCGGACTTCGCGGCCAAGCAGGTCGGCCTCGGCAACGCGCCGCTCGCCGTCACCGGCGCCAGCCAGGTGCTCAACATCAACACCAGGGGGTTGAATCCGCAGTCGGTCGGGGTCGTGATGCAGCGGAGCCCGGTCGTGGTGTTCACGACGAGCGACGCCTTCGGCGGGCCGATGGACCGCGTCGACCAGCTCGCCGGGAAGACGGTCGGCACCGGCCCCGGCATGGTCCGGATACTCACGAAGCTACTGCTTGAGCGGAAGGGCGTGCTCTCGGAGGTGGAGCTGGTCGACACCGGCTTCGACACGGTCCAGCAGCTGCTCAGCGGCAAGATCGACGCCGCCGGCGGGGTGTTCGCCGACGCGGTGACCGCGCGCCGGCAGGCGGGCGAGGTCTACTCGATTCCGGTGGCCGAGACCATCCCCTCGTACGGGCACGTCGTGGCCGCCAACTCACAGTTCGCGGCCGACAACCCAGAGACGGTACGGGGCTTCCTGAACGCGACCGCCCGGGGCGCGGCGTGGGCGACCGACAACCCCGAGCGGGCGACAGACCACCTGGTCGAGGCCAACCCGGCCATCTCCGAGACCGCGGACGTCCAGCGCGCCAAGTGGGTCGAGATGGCCGGCGACTACGTGCTGTCGGACGCGGTGCGCCGGCGCGGCTGGGGGTGGAGCGACGCCCAGCCGTGGCAGACGATGTACGAAGCGCTCCGGGACGCGGAGCTCCTCGGCGGCGAGACCGACCCGACGTCGGTCTGGACCAACGACTACCTCGACACGGAGTACGAGTACGTCGGGCAGTACGCGTCGCAGGTCACGCCGCCGGAGTCGACCGCCACCGGGACGATGGCAGGCGGCGCCGGCGCGACCGGGACCACCGCGGCGGGCGCGTCCGGGACGACGACCGGCACCGCGACGGGCAGCGACGCCGGAACGACCGCGGCCGGCGGCACTTCGGAGCCGACGACCGTCGAGACGACGGCGGCGAACGGTTCGAACTGA
- a CDS encoding ABC transporter permease: MDGSGSRASGSRSSASGTPASDATSRRQDMRTRTSAATRASGLAARAAPAVVTAVLAVVAWWAAARTADVPAVVLPSPVDVGAAFAAHWRILLEAAGVTALTAGLGVVAGALAGGALAVAMAASETTRAVVRPYVVALRVVPLVAVAPLLFRWFGDGVGARAALAATLAVFPVTIATYQGLAATPDEFVALARSVGASPATQYLRVRLPAAAPQAFAGLKVAAAASVVGAVVAEFLTLTAGVGYRVFRASTRLQTARMLAALGVLALLGVGFYLVPALVERRFDWG, translated from the coding sequence ATGGACGGCTCGGGGTCGCGGGCGTCCGGGTCGCGCTCGTCGGCGTCGGGGACGCCCGCGTCGGACGCGACGTCGCGCCGGCAAGACATGCGGACCCGGACGTCGGCCGCGACCCGGGCCTCGGGGCTCGCGGCGCGCGCCGCCCCGGCAGTCGTCACCGCAGTGCTCGCAGTGGTCGCGTGGTGGGCCGCCGCCCGGACCGCCGACGTGCCGGCCGTCGTCCTTCCGAGTCCAGTCGACGTGGGCGCGGCGTTCGCAGCCCACTGGCGAATCCTGCTCGAAGCCGCCGGCGTCACCGCGCTCACCGCGGGTCTCGGCGTCGTCGCGGGAGCGCTCGCGGGCGGGGCGCTCGCGGTGGCGATGGCCGCCTCCGAGACGACCCGTGCGGTGGTCAGGCCCTACGTGGTCGCGCTCCGGGTGGTCCCGCTGGTCGCGGTCGCGCCGCTGCTGTTCCGGTGGTTCGGCGACGGAGTGGGGGCCCGCGCCGCGCTGGCGGCCACGCTGGCAGTGTTCCCGGTGACGATCGCGACCTACCAGGGGCTTGCCGCGACGCCCGACGAGTTCGTGGCGCTCGCTCGGTCGGTCGGCGCTTCGCCGGCGACGCAGTACCTCCGGGTGCGGCTCCCGGCGGCGGCCCCGCAGGCGTTCGCGGGCCTGAAGGTCGCTGCCGCCGCGAGCGTGGTCGGCGCGGTGGTCGCGGAGTTCCTGACCCTGACCGCGGGCGTCGGCTACCGGGTGTTCCGGGCGTCGACCCGGCTCCAGACCGCCCGGATGCTCGCCGCGCTGGGAGTGCTGGCGCTGCTGGGCGTCGGCTTCTACCTGGTGCCAGCGCTTGTCGAACGCCGATTCGACTGGGGGTAG